The genomic window ATCCCGCCCACCGCCTGGGCCAACCTCAAGGACGTCTGGGATATCCTCGCCCATTGGGCCGGCGCGCTGATCTTCATCCTCGCCGCGCTGCTGATCCCGCGGCTGCTCGAGGACACGAACTTCCGCGATTTCCTGCTGATCCTCGTGGTTGTCGTTGCCGCCATCGCCGCCCGCGCCGCGATCCTCTCGGGCCTGCTGCCGATCCTGCGGCTGCTGCGCTTGTCGCCGAAGATCGAACGCCCCTACCGGGTCGCGATCCTCTGGGGCGGGCTGCGCGGCGCGCTGACCCTCGCGCTGGCCCTCGCGGTGACCGAGAGCTTCCGGGTGCCCTTCGAAGTCAAGCGCGTGGTCGGCATCCTCGCCACCGGCTTTACCCTCTGGACGCTGCTCGTGCAGGGCACCACCCTCACCTGGGTGATCAAAAAGCTCGGCCTCGACAAGCTCGCCCCGCTCGACCAGGCGCTCTCCAACCAGGTGGTTGCCGTGGCGCTGCAATCCGTGCGCGAGCAGGTCTCGACCACCACCGACACCTACGGGCTCGACCGGGAGATCGTGCGCTCCGAGGCCAAGCGCTTCGGCGCCCGGCTCGACAAGGCGGTGAAATCCGCCGAGGAAGGCGACGAGATCCTGGACCGGGACCGCATCACCCTGGGGCTCATCGCCCTTGCCGGGGCCGAGCGCGACGCCACCACCGCGCGGATCCGTGAGCGCACCATGTCGCTGCGGCTCGCGCAAAAGGCCCTCTCCGATTGCGACCAGCTGATCGAAGGCGCGCGCAGCGACGGCCGGACCGGCTACCAGCGCGCCGCCCGCGCCAGTGCACGCTACGGGGCGCCCTTCCGCACCGCGCTCTTTGCCCACAACCGTCTCGGCATCTCTGGGCCGCTGGCGCGCATGACTGCCGACCGCTTCGATCTGCTGCTGGCGCAGCGGCAGATCCTGCGCGACCTCGAGGGCTTCATCGACGGCCGCATCCGCCGAATCCATGGCCGCCGCATCGCCGACCTGCTGCGCGAGCTGCTCTCGCGCCGGCTCGACGCCGTCGAAACCGCGCTCGAAGGCCTGCGCCTGCAATACCCCGGCTACGCCGACGAGCTCGAACGCCGCTTCATCCGCCGCACCGCCCTGCGGCTCGAAGAGGGCGAATACGACACGATGTATGACGACGGGCTGATCGGCGCCGAGCTCTTCACCGCGCTCAAGCAGGACCTCGCCCGCCGCCGCGCCAAGGCCGAGCAGCGCCCGCCGCTCGACCTGTCGGTGCAGCGCACCGAGCTGGTCCGCCAGTTCCCGCTCTTCGCCGATCTCGAGGAAAAGGACATCCGGCCCCTCGCCCGCGCGCTGCGCACCCGCTACGCCGCGCCGGGCGACATCATCATCCGCCGCGACAGCACCGCGCGCGCGGTCTGGTTCATTGCCTCGGGCGCGCTCGAGCAGCAGGTCGGCGGACAAAGCTTCCGCCTCGGCCGCGGCGAGATGTGCGGCCAACTCGCGCTGCTCATCCCCAGGCGGCGCCGCCGCTCCGAGGTCCGCGCCATCGCCCCCTCGACGCTGCTGCGTCTCGACGAGAGCCGCTTCAAGCGCCTGCTCAAACGCTCAGAGAAGCTGCGCGAGGCGGTCCGGCAAAGCGCCAAGCGCCGGGGGCTGGACGTGTCGGAAATCCTCGGTGAAGAGCCG from Alloyangia pacifica includes these protein-coding regions:
- a CDS encoding cation:proton antiporter, producing MDVVLVTAVIASLFLVIAAAEPLAARLGLPYSAILALLGTFIGGAAIFFLRTDITDALNPVAAAIINFPIRSNVFLYVFLPTLLFQATLGMNLRRMLDDWVPILVLAIVAVVAATLFVGLALSWTSALPLMACFLVGAIVSTTDPSAVVGIFRSIAAPRRLVRIIEGESLLNDAAAIALFGLFMGFVMEGVPNPTPLGALAQFPMLLGGGALAGWLVAQGAIGAMALLERYEKAQLSVSIALPYLAYIGSEQVFGASGVIAVVVSGLTLNLVGPGKIPPTAWANLKDVWDILAHWAGALIFILAALLIPRLLEDTNFRDFLLILVVVVAAIAARAAILSGLLPILRLLRLSPKIERPYRVAILWGGLRGALTLALALAVTESFRVPFEVKRVVGILATGFTLWTLLVQGTTLTWVIKKLGLDKLAPLDQALSNQVVAVALQSVREQVSTTTDTYGLDREIVRSEAKRFGARLDKAVKSAEEGDEILDRDRITLGLIALAGAERDATTARIRERTMSLRLAQKALSDCDQLIEGARSDGRTGYQRAARASARYGAPFRTALFAHNRLGISGPLARMTADRFDLLLAQRQILRDLEGFIDGRIRRIHGRRIADLLRELLSRRLDAVETALEGLRLQYPGYADELERRFIRRTALRLEEGEYDTMYDDGLIGAELFTALKQDLARRRAKAEQRPPLDLSVQRTELVRQFPLFADLEEKDIRPLARALRTRYAAPGDIIIRRDSTARAVWFIASGALEQQVGGQSFRLGRGEMCGQLALLIPRRRRRSEVRAIAPSTLLRLDESRFKRLLKRSEKLREAVRQSAKRRGLDVSEILGEEPEAPKEA